Proteins encoded in a region of the Cardiocondyla obscurior isolate alpha-2009 linkage group LG18, Cobs3.1, whole genome shotgun sequence genome:
- the Atg9 gene encoding autophagy-related protein 9A, with protein MKRETVITCVEPDRRAQTMTTVLDNSYQRIQPYEGQEEDADDEGDRDEAPQESGVIIHVVPEGNRARWNHIEDLDSFFTRMYHYHQQHGFLCMMLEEFLELVQFTFVVILLTFVFHCIDYNKLYSGGGNTNDTSHKSDAILSVGDCVQSISLLYWILLVVAIIFIILQLVKFLYHLTQYWEIKMFFNTALKIADGELDNFTWHEVQKRVIEVQKEQEMCIHKRELTELDIYHRILRHKNYMVAMVNKSLLPVRLKIPIIGEVIFLTRGLKYNIELLLFWGPWSPFENNWHLKEDYKKLNKRQELARSLSKHILWVGIANFVLCFLILLWQFLYTFFNYAETIKREPSVLAMRTWSLYGRLYLRHFNELDHELSARLSRAYRPASKYMNSFTSPLMTIFARQIAFLAGSILAVLLFITLLYEPSFSMERFVAYVTMVGAVAAAAKAVIPDENMVWCPETLLTAVLAHTHYRPDSWRGTAHTHTTRSQVAQLFQYRAVHILEELVSPFVTTYILCFRMRYRALEIVDFFRNFTIEVAGVGDVCSFAQMDVRKHGNPMWQTVAHSPTVSPLPDDHSTGYDNQYGMNIDPDKYHIPMSNHYTQAEDGKTELSLIHFTLTNPEWQPPSHAENFVTALRERAKKEVTAEPDNNPLIASLNSLSGLGYKNHVSNIILSTLNQVSVPSTSNIFTNQPGTSATSVTLDQSSAGNVLRRGLTKAEGPLHNDKGFLYDLQQGISNQSLGASVFGSGHSYVMDREYTDSHVPSELTAADMSLSTLYLHELHHRQVKRRGYQEMATRSIWQPSPVQELATLPEVRQERVPLLLHQDSSLRKNRES; from the exons ATGAAACGAGAAACTGTTATAACCTGTGTTGAGCCTGACCGACGAGCGCAAaca ATGACAACGGTATTGGACAATAGCTATCAACGCATACAGCCTTATGAAGGGCAAGAAGAGGATGCAGATGATGAAGGCGATCGCGACGAAGCGCCTCAAGAATCAGGTGTCATTATTCATGTAGTACCAGAGGGAAACAGAGCACGATGGAATCACATCGAAGATCTAGATTCATTCTTTACGCGAATGTACCACTATCACCAACAACACGGCTTCCTCTGTATGATGCTTGAAGAATTTTTGGAATTAGTGCAATTCACATTTGTAGTCATACTTCTTACCTTTGTCTTTCATTGCATCGATTACAACAAATTATATag tGGCGGTGGAAATACCAACGATACCAGCCACAAAAGCGATGCCATACTATCTGTGGGAGATTGTGTACAGTCAATCTCTTTGTTATATTGGATCCTCCTTGTAgtcgcgataatttttattatcctccaactcgttaaatttttatatcaccTAACGCAGTATTGGGAGATCAAAATGTTTTTCAATACGGCACTCAAAATCGCCGATGGCGAACTAGATAATTTTACGTGGCATGAAGTTCAGAAACGTGTGATAGAAGTGCAAAAGGAGCAAGAAATGTGCATTCACAAAAGAGAACTTACGGAATTAGATATATACCATAGGATATTAAGACATAAAAATTACATGGTAGCTATGGTTAACAAGTCTCTTTTGCCCGTACGACTTAAAATCCCCATTATAGGGGAAgtcatttttttaacacgtggattaaaatataatatagaattattactatttt GGGGGCCATGGTCACCATTCGAAAATAATTGGCATCTAAAAGAGGATTATAAAAAACTGAATAAAAGGCAAGAACTTGCACGATCGTTATCTAAACATATACTGTGGGTTGGTATCGCAAATTTCGTCTTGTGTTTTCTTATTCTTCTGTGGCAGTTTCTTTATACGTTTTTCAATTATGCTGAG acTATTAAACGCGAACCAAGCGTTTTAGCAATGCGGACGTGGTCTTTGTACGGTCGATTGTATCTACGTCATTTCAACGAACTTGATCATGAATTGAGCGCGCGCCTCAGTCGCGCGTACCGTCCTGCTTCAAAGTATATGAACAGTTTCACATCGCCATTAATGACAATATTTGCGCGACAGATTGCATTTCTCGCTGGTAGCATATTGGCGGTGTTACTGTTTATAACATTGCTTTACGAGCCGTCATTTTCGATGGAGCGTTTCGTTGCCTACGTGACTATGGTGGGCGCAGTAGCAGCAGCCGCAAAGGCAGTCATACCCGATGAAAATATGGTTTGGTGCCCTGAAACTCTGCTAACTGCTGTACTAGCTCATACGCATTACAGACCGGACAGTTGGCGAGGAACCGCTCACACACATACCACCAGATCCCAAGTAGCACAGTTGTTCCAGTATCGTGCGGTACATATCCTAGAAGAGCTAGTCTCTCCATTCGTGACAACGTACATTCTGTGCTTCCGTATGAGATACCGAGCCTTAGAAATTGTagatttttttcgtaattttacgATCGAAGTAGCTGGAGTCGGTGACGTATGTAGCTTCGCTCAAATGGATGTTCGTAAACATGGCAATCCTATGTGGCAGACTGTGGCACACAGCCCTACAGTTTCTCCGTTACCGGATGATCACAGTACGGGATACGATAATCAATATGGCATGAATATAGATCCGGACAAGTATCATATACCGATGTCGAATCATTATACTCAAGCCGAAGATGGTAAGACCGAGTTGTCTCTCATACATTTTACTTTAACGAATCCTGAGTGGCAGCCACCGTCTCACGCGGAAAATTTCGTAACTGCTTTGAGAGAAAGAGCTAAGAAGGAAGTAACTGCCGAACCTGATAACAATCCTTTAATAGCTAGTTTGAATAGCCTGTCCGGTCTTGGC TATAAAAATCATGTATCAAACATTATATTAAGTACGCTAAATCAAGTGAGTGTACCTAGTACGAGTAACATTTTCACAAATCAACCGGGTACATCTGCCACATCGGTCACCCTCGATCAATCGTCTGCTGGGAACGTTCTACGTCGAGGTTTAACTAAGGCGGAAGGTCCGTTACATAATGATAAAGGATTTCTGTATGATTTGCAACAGGGTATATCAAATCAGTCATTAGGAGCTTCTGTATTCGGATCGGGTCATAGTTATGTTATGGACAGGGAATATACAGATTCACATGTACCTTCAGAATTAACTGCTGCCGATATGTCTTTGTCTACATTGTACCTGCACGAACTTCATCATAGACAA GTAAAAAGAAGGGGTTATCAAGAAATGGCAACGAGAAGCATATGGCAGCCGAGTCCGGTTCAAGAGCTAGCAACTCTTCCTGAGGTTAGACAAGAAAGAGTACCGCTTTTGTTGCACCAAGATTCCTCTTTAAGAAAAAACAGAGAATCTTAA
- the LOC139109856 gene encoding uncharacterized protein, with the protein MTSKMQIMNSCQEVASTAKLLDVSKYNLRCNRNISEKMTKKDFIYDIPTPVQTRKFEIQKQPIILLRRKETTSRIPHYTVISEKLANDCDANIAADRRALRYACNLCQEQIATLFSLSTHVKFHCQKYCKICYWILRENETMEQHVCNHHRIASELISFDST; encoded by the exons ATGACTagcaaaatgcaaattatgaACTCTTGCCAAGAGGTTGCTTCAACCGCGAAGTTGTTGGATGTCTCAAAGTACAATCTTCGATGTAATCGCAACATCAGTGAGAAAATGACGAAGAAAGACTTTATCTATGACATTCCTACACCTGTACAAACGAGAAAG TTTGAAATACAAAAACAACCAATTATTCTACTAAGGCGAAAAGAGACCACCTCGAGAATACCGCATTATACTGTAATTTCCGAAAAATTGGCAAACGACTGTGATGCAAATATT GCTGCCGATCGACGTGCTTTAAGGTACGCGTGTAATCTCTGCCAAGAGCAGATTGCCACTTTGTTTTCGTTGTCGACTCACGTTAAGTTTCACTGTCAGAAGTACTGCAAAATATGTTATTGGATTCTGCGTGAGAACGAGACTATGGAACAGCACGTCTGCAATCATCATCGAATTGCGTCAGAGCTTATTAGTTTTGATAGTACATAA
- the LOC139109854 gene encoding G-protein coupled receptor Mth2, translating to MAAPRFIRLGLVLFLMKVSSGTYLAKCCPPGEIFSGHSTVECVSKPRNAMELYVRQWNTTAEGIPQCDEPEDLMTTKFDDLDSNNFLEVPACLEILHEQVAGGIAVIVVHCRSNKDRQMKAINEFLPQLAYVRKCCPNDTIFDSRTKACVPRSNESVSLAEFLRSKSADTELVVVATEGSPTCKKPIVDYVIGENDIILRNNTYSVMVPTFRNNFIKEELFVAEDTACFDMTLNRTLVARVCRDPGFCNDNACIRKCCAENEFFYADGCNKLPVPDEPTEFHVALANAVNQTKSSTFAVTKDYGVLIGKPCKYGMYPVDPKEEEWLLTSEGHVFVQDYAVYDQNKYCMDIFYSKLIPERNFYLFICFDNPNATKEANLVRLRMNTALELTSCAFLLMTLLVYVCLPSLQNLHGKTLMCHVSSLLLAFICLAVITWITPVDPEEELDTTTCKALAYTTLFSFLSAFSWLNVMCFDIWWTFGVLRGSTITEAREHRKKFMLYCLYAWGLSFLILILAIVADSTDILPNYLQPDIGNSNCWFTHSRNAYGELTFFIGPVMILLISNVVFFVLTATHCNKVKAEIKRVTTNPMDPRNKRFRSDRKRFIMNVKLFIVMGMSWICEVVSFFLTKYLNYEHWHHIFFYTTDVFNCLQGLLIFILFVLKSRVYQALRRRFKLDSKKKPTGNATTTLHDPYRVRKSTSSSTLTTAFAISSAP from the exons ATGGCCGCGCCAAGATTTATTCGACTTGGTTTAGTGTTGTTTCTGATGAAAGTGTCGTCGGGAACCTACCTTGCGAAATGTTGCCCGCCAGGAGAGATCTTCTCTGGCCATTCCACTGTGGAGTGTGTTTCAAAACCGAGGAATGCGATGGAGCTTTACGTTCGTCAATGGAACACCACTGCGGAAGGAATTCCTCAGTGCGACGAACCCGAAGATCTTATGACAACGAAGTTCGACGATCTCGATTCCAATAATTTCTTAGAG GTGCCGGCTTGCCTCGAAATACTTCACGAGCAAGTAGCTGGAGGAATCGCCGTAATAGTCGTTCACTGCCGTTCGAACAAAGACCGACAAATGAAAGCGATCAACGAGTTTCTTCCACAGCTTGCGTATGTCAGAAAATGTTGCCCTAACGATACAATATTCGATAGCCGCACGAAAGCTTGCGTGCCCCGATCAAACGAATCGGTCAGCCTCGCAGAATTTTTGAGAAGTAAATCGGCCGACACGGAACTTGTGGTGGTGGCTACCGAAGGTTCACCTACATGCAAAAAACCTATCGTCGATTACGTGATTGGCGAAAATGATATCATTCTGCGGAATAATACATATTCG GTGATGGTTCCAACGttccgaaataattttattaaagaagaaCTTTTCGTTGCCGAGGATACCGCTTGCTTCGACATGACGCTGAATCGCACACTGGTAGCTCGTGTCTGCAGAGATCCAGGATTCTGCAACGATAACGCGTGCATCAGAAAGTGCTGCGCtgaaaatgaatttttttacgccGATGGATGTAACAAACTCCCTGTACCTGACGAGCCAACAGAGTTTCACGTGGCTCTCGCAAACGCCGTGAATCAGACGAAATCGTCAACTTTCGCCGTGACTAAAG ACTACGGAGTCTTGATTGGGAAGCCGTGCAAATACGGTATGTACCCAGTCGATCCAAAGGAAGAAGAATGGCTGCTGACATCAGAGGGACACGTGTTTGTTCAGGATTACGCGGTCTACGACCAGAACAAATACTGTATGGATATTTTTTACAGCAAACTGATCCCCGAGCGTAATTTCTACTTGTTCATATGTTTCGACAATCCAAACGCGACGAAAGAGGCGAACTTAGTAAG GCTCCGAATGAACACCGCTCTGGAGCTGACTAGCTGTGCCTTCCTGCTGATGACCCTGTTGGTGTATGTGTGCCTGCCGAGTCTGCAGAATCTTCACGGGAAAACGCTCATGTGCCATGTAAGCAGCCTCCTCCTGGCCTTCATCTGTTTGGCCGTCATCACTTGGATCACGCCCGTTGACCCGGAAGAGGAATTAGACACGACCACGTGCAAAGCCTTAG CATATACCACGTTATTTTCTTTCCTATCGGCGTTTTCTTGGCTCAACGTCATGTGCTTCGACATATGGTGGACATTCGG aGTTTTGCGTGGCAGTACAATTACGGAGGCACGCGAACATaggaaaaaatttatgttgTACTGTTTATACGCGTGGGGCCTCTCCTTCCTGATACTAATCCTCGCTATCGTCGCCGACAGCACGGATATCCTGCCGAATTATCTACAGCCCGATATTGGCAATAGTAACTGTTGGTTTACAC attCACGAAATGCGTATGGAGAGCTGACTTTCTTCATCGGACCGGTGATGATTCTGTTGATCTCCAATGTGGTATTCTTCGTCCTTACAGCTACACACTGTAATAAAGTGAaagcagaaataaaaagagtaacCACGAATCCAATGGATCCCAGGAACAAGCGATTTCGTTCCGACAGAAAAAG ATTTATCATGAACGTCAAACTATTCATCGTTATGGGAATGTCTTGGATCTGTGAGGTTGTGTCGTTTTTCctgacaaaatatttaaattatgagcACTGGCACCACATATTCTTCTACACTACCGACGTCTTCAATTGTCTCCaaggtttattaatttttattctcttcgTCTTGAAAAGTCGTGTATATCAAGCACTTCGGAGACGATTCAAATTAGACTCTAAGAAAAAACCGACGGGCAATGCGACTACGACTTTGCACGACCCTTATAGAGTCAGGAAAAGTACAAGTAGCAGTACGCTAACGACTGCGTTTGCAATTAGTTCGGCgccgtaa